CTATCTAAAAAAAGCAAATGAATCTATGATCTCTCATAATGATGGAGAATTTTTAATATCTTTTAGTGCAGCACTAACAGGCGATAGAGCCATCCAAAGACAAATAAATATCAAAAATCAAACAAATACAAATATCTTAGTCGCTTGCGATGACGATGCTTTGTTTGACACTATTAGTGCTCAGATAAATTTTTTAGGTCTAAAAGTTATCGGTAAAAACGACCTTAGCAATCTAATGAGACATATAAAAGATTCTATTTTTACCCCATTTGTTATTTTTATCGATAGTAAAATTTTAAAAAATGAAGCGATGCTAGAAGATATACTTGAGTTTAAAAATATTAAAAATTTTCGTATTGTAGCCATTTGCAAAAACGATGAGTCAGCTAACGATCTGCCAAATCATGTCACAGTATTAAAGCAGCCCTTTAGCACAGATAGCTTTCAGCTAGCTTTTAAAAATTCACTCAAAAAATAGACCGATTTTTACTTTTTAATTTTAATTTATCCCAAGATATCTTTTTAAAATAATAGTGGCTGAAATGCTATCTAGCCTACCATCTCGCTTTGTATTTGTGTAAATTTCACTAGCTTCGCTGCTACTAAAAGCTTCATCTTGATAGACAATATTTGCCTTTACATCAAGAAGTGAGACAAAATGCTTGATGCGTCTTCTCATCTCATCTTCGCTACTACCGCCGATTGGCACACCCACTACTAGCGTATCTGGGGCATATTCATTTACCTTTTGGCTCACATCTCTTGCGGCTTGATTTCTATTTTTTCTAAGCACTGGCTCAAGCGGGGTCACGATCTCTCCAAAACCAAAGGCAAGTCCTATTCGCTTTAACCCAACATCAATAGCCATAAATTTCTCTCTCATAGCACGCTCTTTACTCTTAGATTTGAAATTTCAACTAGCCCTTCAAGCTCGTACTCATAGATGATATCACCAAATTTTGCTAAAACTTCATCAAGACTTACGCCATTTTTACAAAATTTTAAAATCTCGTCACTAGTTTTTTCTTGCTCTTTTATCTCACCAAAAAGTGAAGC
This genomic interval from Campylobacter concisus contains the following:
- the ruvX gene encoding Holliday junction resolvase RuvX — its product is MREKFMAIDVGLKRIGLAFGFGEIVTPLEPVLRKNRNQAARDVSQKVNEYAPDTLVVGVPIGGSSEDEMRRRIKHFVSLLDVKANIVYQDEAFSSSEASEIYTNTKRDGRLDSISATIILKRYLGIN